The Mercurialis annua linkage group LG7, ddMerAnnu1.2, whole genome shotgun sequence genome includes the window GCCACGGTTCTTCGTCTCCTAGTACTGCCAGAACTTTTGAATCGGAATCCTAATCTTCTTTTCGCGTTTCCCGCATCATCTCGGCTCGAAATCACTCCTCGTTTGAATTGTTGACAATGTAATTAGTTGTAagtttattttcaataatttctCAAACCATTGCTAGCCAGACTACTATCGCCATGTCAGCAACAGTGATATATGTCATGTCATCATGGGCCTTGAAGCCCGATCTCCGGCTCAACAACTTCTAGTGGCGTTTTTTTGCTTTATTTGGACTTGCAATCAACCTCGATTTGGACTAATGGTCTCGTGTTGACCAGAGGAATAACTTTGTGTTTTGATCAGATCCCGAATCTGACCGGATTGGCAGACAACTGCGAGACACTTCAGAataaggtttaaaagtatttctgaccttatatgtatatcaatTGTTGTTTGGGTATGTAAATTATGTTTACTGTTTTGAATGTATGTTTAGATCCATCATTAACTAGTTTAAtaagataattatattaatttagctctaaactaattaattatttagaaattttagaACTGCCATAAAAACTGTATTTAGTGGTTGTATAGGAATTTAAAATGCGTATTAATAAAGTCAATCTCACTTTTATGCatgtaaattgaaataaaattcacATTGCCTATTATGTGTTTGAAACCTAAAGGGTTAGATGCTTGCTTATAAGTGCTTGTTACTTGTTAACCAAGACAGTCTAGATCGAGTTATATACGAGTCTTAAATGTAAtgcatatttatatttctgcACTTATGTTTCCAGCTATTTATTATTCCCGTCATTTACTTTCCAGTATTTTATTTTCGGATTTCATGCTTTGAcgagataattttttttatttagaatatgcttgataaattgataaaattaataagtcaaaTACAAGAGTTGTTTCTGTTTATGAAGCCGAATCTTTTGGTCAGACGCACGATATGCCCGTGAGATTGTCTAGTCGGTAGAAAATGTATTTACTAGTTAAGTTAGGTGGCAACTCCATTTTCAAACTACACTAGCAAAATTACCAGCCTGACTCCTTCTCTACTCGCAGTGACGCCTCCACCTGGGGATATccaaactatttttaaatatacaaaactaaaaaatatttttaagcggtttttttatgaatatgatTACAGACTTACGATTTATTGATCTTATTTACTACTCCCTTCATTTTGAATTACATGATGTTTTAAGGAAAAAATTGTTTCCGAATAGTTGACGTTTTATATTATCAAAGCATTTTTAGTATTTGTATTTCATATATACCATGACACAACAATTCAATCCAAGGGTCTATATGCCTAGTTCACTATTGTATAGTTGTCATCGTGATTTATATTAGGGGTGTTCAAATGGGTTATGACACGATAACGCGATTCTTTTAACACGTAAATTTGACGAATCCGGGATAAGGTTTAGCGGGTTCGTGTCGAAAACGTATCAATTCGTTtatgatacgaaataaatggATTGTGCCACGGGTTGACTCGCCAACCCACCTAACCCGCCTTAcccgtttacaaatgatattatttataatataaaaataaaatagtttaattttataaaattaattaaatctaattatattaatatataaataaaattaattgtcttaaaattttaaattttgaatataaaatgataaaatggaggttaaaattatatttatataatttaaatatttttaaatgttaagtgggCCGTGTTATCCATTTATCTTAACGtgttaatcgtgtcgtgtcgtgTTAGGGTTGAAGATTTTGACACATTTAGTTAAACGGGCCGTGTTCGTGTTGATTCTAATCGTGTCAATAAAGTGGGTCGACACGACACGAACACGAACTGCCAACCTTTTTTTTTGACACTCCTAGTTTATATAGGCCAAACCCATTCTGAAGTTCctatactattattttttattttagttagtccctatcaatttttttacatttaaataattcttatactattaattttacatttttgtggTCCTTCCATTCGAGCGTGTACAAAAACGTGTTTCACGACGTTAATTTTACGTACGAAATTCATTCTTAAGTCCTTACactattactttttattttagttagtttttatcaaatattttacatttaattattccttatactaatatttaattgtgaataattttataatataagtctatataattttataagccCCTACTTCGAATTAAAACCAACATTATGAATCACAAACTCTAACTTCGATTGAAAACCCAAACAACAATTTTGGAAACCCTTACTTCTATTTACAAACCCCTACTACAATTACAAACGCCTATTTCGATTTACAAACCAATTCGATTACAAAATCTAACTGCGATAATATAATTGCATGAatgtaatataaaaattaataaatatgtcaaaatatttaaattatttaatatagtaaGTCAATTTTGAGTGatacatatttaaattatttgatccatatttaacttaattattttaaataagataaacAATATTCATACAAAAACGgtgcatttaatttttttatttaaacgtATTAAATATGGATTATATCATtatgtaaatttaaatatagTTAATCCGAAGTAggagtttataaaattatttaaaagtttattaaattatataaactaatttttataaaattattcacaatTAAATAGTGATACAACGAATAGTTAAGTGCAAATTTTTTTGATAGtgattaactaaaataaaaattaatagtacAGGGACTTAATAATGAATTTTGTACGTAAAATTAACGTCGTTAAACGCGTTTGTGCACACGCTCTAACGGAAGGACCacataaatgtaaaattaatagtataaaaattaCTTAAATGCGAAGAATTTGAGAagactaactaaaataaataataatagtacATGGGTTTGaccatttatatatatacaatcatTATGGGGCCAAGTTAGTCATATAGATATATATTTAAGACAAGTTAATTGACTTCTTAGGAACATCTCCAATAATCTctttaaaattgacaaactcTCTAATTTAAAGAGTTCTGCCAATAAATTAAAGTCTAATGGCctctctaaaatttaaatttaaagtagATAGTGAAAATGATTCTCTATATGTGGAGAGCCATTTTTACTCTCtactttattttcaaaaagacaaaacttcaaattttaaaataaattggttatttttcatttgaaatgtattattttgaatttttaaatttaaaaactgagtaaataaattattattattaatattttttatttttttaatattatttataaaaataaaaataaaataaagagtaaataTTAGAGAGTCTATTGGAGTAATTCTAAATATATTACTCTTTATATTAAacatgctctttattttaacatttatactttttaaaataaaagggttGAAGTACAAATATGACCCTAATGTTTACCCCGTGTCTCACCTAGCCCCCTAACGTTTTTCGAgtctcaaaaatgaccctaatgttatCAAACTAGAACACATTAACCCCCTGTCTAACGGCAGTCTGTTTGAATGTAATATATGCTTATGTGGCATACACTGACCCGTTTCCATTAATCTATGTGGCATTTAATTTGCCACATAATCCCATCCCATCAAGCCTTTACTATCTTCATCTCTTTTCATCTTCCTTTAAACCGTACTGACATTACTTAAACTCCATtttactcaaaaaaaaaattctttcttCAAAACGGTGTTTCACTTTTCCATTTATAAGCATTGGTGGGGTCATTTATTTACTCATTTTCTGTTAAAGGACGAAAGAGAGTACGAAGGCTGAAAAGCTAAAAATCTTTcatttatgttgattttttttctctttgatTGATGTTAATGGTGTCGGTTTTGTGGACCACTTTATCAATGTTTTGAGTATTTTACTATTATTGTGGGGTGAAGGGAAAAGGGGATAGATTTTTAGTGGACCACATTCTGGAGCTGTTTCAATTAAATAAACCCTAATTTCAgtgcatttgaaaaaaaatggattattttattatgttacAATTTAATAAGCCCTAATTTGTTCTATTCCAATTACTTTATTGTAGTTTAAGCTAAAAAAAACCTCATTTGACTTTAaatatcataaatttttatttaaacccTAAATTGGTACTTATTTATGCAGAATGGAAATGAGGGTTAACATTAATTTTCATTACGGAGGTGACTGACTTTCTGATTCGGACTTACAGTACATCAATGGAGAGGCTGAAACAATTTATAACTTGGACTGTAATTTCCTGTGTTATGATGACATTGTATTTATGTGTGAGGAAAGATTCagatttaaaaatgttaaacacaTATTTGTGCTTAAGCCTGGTAGAAGTTTGGATGATGGGTTATTTTTACTACATACTGATGAAGGGGTTAAGAAAATGGTAAAGTACATTAGTAAATATTCTTGGTTGTTAGAAATAGATTTGTATGCTGACCATGTTGTAAATGATCCCATATTTTCTATTGTCATGTTAAGTAATGAAGGTCCCTCAGCTGCTAGTGTAGACTATAACAGTTTAGGTGTTGATGATGAGGAAGTAGTTGGTCTTGAAGAGGTTGATGGTGTTGAGGTGGTTGCTGGTCTTGATGTGCCTATTAATGAGAAGGGGCATGGTAATGAGAATGGGTCCGGTAGTGAGAAGGGGCCTGGTCAGCAGGGGCCTGGTCAAGATGGGACTGCTCATGAGCTAAACAAGGGTGGGCTTTTTTATGTTGCCAGTCAAGGTTTTGATAGGACTTGTCTTTTTGATGTGGATGAAGTTGAGGAGTTGGCCTATATGTTCCAACATGGCAACTTAGCGACACGACATATTTGTGTTTATGCAAAGGAACATCAAGTAGATGCTAGGATTGGTCAAGATCCAATAGAAGGGAATAGAAGTGGGTGCAGGTCTGGTGGGGGTGATACTGAACAAAATTGGAATTAAAGGCCTCATCAAAACAGTAATAGAGAGGATGCAAGGAATGAGGTAGGGGAGACAGAGCACAATTTTGATTATGCGCGAATTGAAAGCACAGATGGGAGTGCTGATGATGGGGAAGAAAACAGTGATGAAAGCAGTGAGGAGGAGAATAGGACATGAGTCCAATTTGAAGCCAAGCCTGGTCAACCTCATTTCCAAGTTGGTATGACATTTACCAATGTCCAGGAAGTTAGAAAAACACTTGCAACTTATGCTATTGCAAAGGGGGTTAAGTTGAAGATAAAGCCTAATGAGACCAAGAGAGTTAGGGTAGTTTGTGTTACCAATGAAAACTGCCCATTTGTGATACATATTTCACAAATTGGAGACACTGCAGGGCCACCTGTGAAGACCTTGAAGCCAAAACATGACTGTTATAGGATTTTTGATAACCTAGTTGAATTGTTAAGTTTATTGCAGATTTCATGAAGAAGAAACTGTACAAAAAGCCAAAAATGGCCAGAAAAGACTTAAAGGCCATTGTAGAAGAGCAACTGAGAGTCAGAGTGAGCATTGCAAAATGCAAAAGGGCTAAAAAGGAAATAAGACAAGAATTGAATGGGAAGGTGGAGTTTGGGTATTTGGAGGCCTATGCTGCAGCTTTGAGAAGCAGCAATCCTGGAACCACTGCTCACATAGATATGTGTACTCAAAGtttaagaaaaggaaaaaaggtGTTTAAAAGAATGTTTATTTGCTTTGATGCTTGCAGAAGGGGATGGTTAGCAGGTTGTAGGCCATTTATTGGCTTAGATGGGTTCTTCTTGAAAGGGGTCAGCAAAGGAATTTTGCTATCCGCAGTGGGAAAAGATGGTAATGATAAGATGTTTCCCATTGCATGGGCTGTGGTTGACAAAGAAACTAAGAACAACTAGGCATGGTTTTTCTAGTGGCTAATAAGGGAGTTGAATCTTGAGGATGGAAAACATATCACACTTATGTGAGACATGCAAAAGGTAAGGAGGCCTTGCTactgtttaaattttaatgctaatatttttttataatttcttgcTCCTGGTTTAATTGTAGTGTTTGCTGATTGGCAGGGCTTAACTAAAGCTATTAAGAACTTGTTACCTGAAGTGGAGCATCGTATGTGTGCAAGGCACATCCTTGCAGATTGGGGCAAGACTTTAGAGAGGGGTGAAATGGAGAAACTATTTTGGATATGTGCTTGGAGCACATTTCCAGAAGACTTCAAAGAGAATCTGTGCAAACTTGGTGCAGTGAAACAGAAAGCAGTTATAGATCTAATACACTATCAACCTCACACATGGTCAAGGGCCTACTTCACAAATAGGTCCTCTTCTTGGTCTGTGGACAACAATATTTCAGAGTGCTTCAATGCTTGGATCAAATAAGCAAGACATAAACCAATAGTGTCTATGCTTGAAGAAATCATATTAAAGACAATGACTAGAATTGTTGAAAATAGGAAGCTTGCAGATAAATGGGTTACACAATGGAGTCCAGTTTGTATAGATTTGTTCCAAGACAATAAGGAGCTTGCCCAAGAGACATCTGAACCCGTGTTTAATGGGGATGGTGGGTTTGAAATTGGAGATGGATGTGTTTTTTGTTTAGTTAGTATTTTGACCAACTGTTGTAATCAATTAGATTTCAAAACAATTAAGTACTATTTTGGACACGTTAACTTTTGCTAGCTTTATGTAGCATTTTGGTAGAATGGAGCTTAGACAAGAACATGTTAATACATGGCATGCACtacttttatcaattttttgtaAAACGGTTATGCTCCATTTATTAGGGTCATCTGATCCCTTTGTTAAACACTTTGATTTAGTTTTAGTGAAACAACTTTGATCAAGTACTTATCTACATCATTTCCTTTCTTGTAAAAGACTGCcattttaattgctgaatagAACATTGCATACAAATTCAAATAGACTGCCATTCATGTAAAAGACTGCTATTTCAAATCCTACATTTCATACAATCCTATGAAAATCCTACATTGCATACAAATCTTATGCAAATAGGACATATACCAATACAATCCATGACATAAAAGCAAACAAATATGCCACATTCTTCTTTTTTGCTAAAATCTTTATTTCTTAATTAACCTTcaattgttttcttttcaaTCTCCTCATATCTGTCCAAAGAACATCAACATCAGCTTCAAATTGGTTGTGTTTCCTCCTGCAGCATGCCTCGGTTGCATCTTCAAGAATTTAATTTCTCTCTTCAAAACCAACTTATCTTCTATAAGCTCATCAACACTGCAGCCTTATTATTTATGGGATCATCATAGcactgaaaaaaaaattaaacttactTGAATTCAATGGATTTCTCAGCAAATAACCCAATTAAGCAGTATCGATAACCAAGTTAACTAACCAACTTCAAAAACAACAAACGATAATTGACTGAACAATAACctcataaatttaaataataaatataaatcaaaaacTAACTTACATATGAGAATCGACAATTAAAAAACCTTCGACTAAAATTTTCCACAGTCCATGACGTTCTTAGTGGAGCTCTCAACCTCAAACCCCTAACTTTGCAATAGCAGAACCTCGAAAAACCTTCGTAATTAAAGTGAAGAGCAGTGTGTTCATCGACTGTGGAGGATGAGGAGGACATAAAATCAGACATCTAACTCTTTCAATTGCTCGATTCTTTGTTTTGGGATTGTAATTTGGGGTTTCAAATGTTTGTGATCTTCAATTAGGGCTTCATGGGGTTTTAATTGGGGAAAACGATTTGGGATGAGGTTAGGTGGAAAATTAAATGCCACATAGATTAATGGCAACGAGTCAATGTATGTCACATAGGCAGATTTAACATTCAAACAAGCTGTCGTTATATGAGGGGTTAATTTATTCCAGTTTGGTAatgttagggtcatttttgagacTCGAAAAACATTAAGAGACTAGATAAGACACGGTGTAAACATTAGGGTCATATTTGCATCTTAACCCAAAATAAATACAATGACTTAAGTGGAAatatgccccctcaacttgtaagcaatggataattaacacataaattaattttgtatgcAAATCAGCATATAAAATTGGTGATTATGGGCATTTtaccccattttggcaatttgtcccctcaatttgtaagttaatagTTCCTTCAATTGGCAATTTGACCCCTTAACTTGTAAGCCAATTTGTCAAAATAAGCTAATTGTTCTTAATCACTAAGTTCGTGCATTGATTtgtcaataaaattaatttctgtgttaattgcccattgtttACAAGTTAAGAGAGAAAATTGCTATTTAAGTCTAAATACTAGCATTGGAGATGTTCTAATATATGAGCCAATCTCTAAAATGtcaatctatactatatataaaagcacggatgggtgggagggggggggggggacaggcaaatttaccgaataatccgtttcaatttattattaaataaaggttttatagtcattaactaattagttatttaattaatcactaaacaTATGTTATAATTATAGTCCTAATTAGagtaaataactaaattatctccaatttatgCGTTTGAGTTTCTATTGAAATAAACTTCAAACATTAAATTACATATAATACAACACAATTGTATGATTAATATTAGCGGATGATCAGGAACAAAAGAATCATTTGAAACCTAATAACAATATGAATAGAGAAGCAGCTATTTTGGGACTTTATGAGTatttattcaaatcaaattagatttagttataaaatatttatagtttgTAGTGGATCAAAgtcattatttttataattataaattgaatttagaTAATTAGATGGAAAATTCTATTATAGTAAGTTATCGAATATTGTAATATCCCATTactaaataacaaataatacaTTCCCATTCCAAGAAAATCGGCGGTTCAAGAACAATTAGCAAATGAAATTTTGTTAAAGTAAAACCACAATCGGTAATAAGTTGTATTAtggttttaaaattattaccacGGTTCTAATtgacaatttacttaatatataaattgttttatggttttagattatgattttaaattgttaagatTGAATTATCTTGTAATTTATGTAAGCTTGAGTAATCAATTGTGATGGTGTGGAGGAATTTTTTGAAGGTGAGTTGCTGATTTTAGTGTGCTTTATGTtgattaatttgaaaatttaataactgaatatattatatttatttttataaaaattctaacttatttaatattgattataaataaaaaaattgatataattataataaatatattaatatgatTGACAAATCATATTACGAGCCACGTACGtaacacgtaatgcgaaactagttaatTCAAATTGGAGGGAgtattgattaaaatttaaattttcaataaaataaattcgaAAGCGTAACCAAATCATGttgataatatatataaaaatcagaaatttattttgtttctgatcatagaaaattattttctattcttTCAATTCTTTGTTTCTCCAGAATCAGGTAAGCTCGCTCGCATCTTCTTTAATTTCTCATCAaagatttattatttattcagaTTGCAGCTGAATTTGTTTGTCTTCAATTGTTAGGGTTCGACTTTACTTTAAAATTGTGAATAACTTGAACATTATTTGTTACTTGTTAGTTGATGATCTATAATTTTGTTAAACTCCAATTTTGTTGCTATTGACTCTCATTACATTCTCCTCCATCAGACCATCTTAATTAGCTCCAAGCTGGGTGTAATTGgtattgttttttgtttttttattttaaatttgggtaatgatttggtttatggtttaagtaattttattttttttgttattaataaatcttaaaaatgTTATGCTGTTTTTGAATGTTGCacttgtttatatttgtttcttgTTTTTTCAGTGTAAGCAGGTAATTTAATTTATTCGAATGGATACAAATGATTGGAGGCCAATTGCACAACCTGGTGAGCCTACAGTAGATACAGGTGACTGGAGAGCAACTCTGCAGCCCGAGAAGCGCCAGAGAATTGTCAACAAAATGTTAGTCTTTTTCTATTTATCTTTTCTAATCTGCGtgattcattttaatttgtacGTTGTATCTAAGAGTTTTCATTTCTGTATATATGGTAGCAAGTTAATAATTTGCATTTAAAATTAGCAGTAGTTAAATAGCTTGTATTGCAACCGAGCTTTAGGCTGCCATATCTGTTATTAACTTGTATCCTTTGTATTGTCTTTTTTACGTACTGCATCCAAATGTTTTTTTAGTAAGTAAAAGAGT containing:
- the LOC126657135 gene encoding uncharacterized protein LOC126657135, which produces MTFTNVQEVRKTLATYAIAKGVKLKIKPNETKRVRVVCVTNENCPFVIHISQIGDTAGPPVKTLKPKHDYFMKKKLYKKPKMARKDLKAIVEEQLRVRVSIAKCKRAKKEIRQELNGKVEFGYLEAYAAALRSSNPGTTAHIDMCTQSLRKGKKVFKRMFICFDACRRGWLAGCRPFIGLDGFFLKGVSKGILLSAVGKDGNDKMFPIAWAVVDKETKNN